Genomic DNA from Mauremys mutica isolate MM-2020 ecotype Southern chromosome 13, ASM2049712v1, whole genome shotgun sequence:
CAGCATTGGGGACACCACTGAGTAGAACACGGAAAGCAGTTTGTCGGTGTTGAGGGAGTAGCTGGATTTGGGCCTCAGGTACGTCACGATGCCGGACCCAAAAAACAGGGTCACCACAATAAGGTGGGAGGagaaggtggagaaggctttgctCCTGCCCGCAGCTGACGGAATACTGAGGATCGCGTGGAGGATACGGATGTAGGACAGCAAGATGAGCAGGAAGGGGACCATGATGAAGGTGACTGCGATGGTGTAAACAGCTACTTCATTCCTGTAGGTTTCTGCGCAGGCCAGCTTCAGCAGCGGTGGCAGGTCGCAGAAGAAGTGGTTGATCCTATTGGGCCCACAATAGGGCAGCGTGAATATGAAAGTTGTCTGCCCGACTCCCACCAGAACCCCGATGAGCCAGCACACAGCTGAGAGCTGGAAGCAGACACCTCTGCTCATCATGGCCGTATAGCGCAGAGGGTGACATATGGCCACATAACGGTCGTATGCCATGGCGGCCAGCAGGCAGCACTCTGTGATCCCTAAGAAGGAGAAGAAATACATCTGTGTGGCACAGCCCAGGAAGGAAATACTCGTGTCCTCAGAGAGGAAGTTCACCAGCATCTTGGGGATGGTGGATGAGGTGTAGCCAATTTCCAGAAAGGACAAATTTcggaggaagaaatacatgggcaAGCGAAGGGCAGGGTCCACCACTGTggttgtgatgatgatgatgttgccCACCAAGGTGATGAGGTAGAAAACCAGCACCAGAAAAAAAAGGGAAACTCGGAGCCCCAGGATGTTGGACAAAGCCACAAAGAAGAACTGTGTCACGGCTGTGTGGTTCCTGCTAGCCATCCCCTGCATCAGTTTTCTCTCCGTGGAGACAATAAAATTGTTCATGAACTGGTCAAGTTGGATGAATCATATATGAAAtttatcatattgcctctatataaatccatggtatgcccacatcttgaatactgcatgcagatgtggtctccccatttcaaaaaagatgtactggaactggaaaaggttccgaaaagggcaacaaaaatgattaggggtatggaatagctccgatatgaggagagattaataaaactgggacttttcagcttggaaaagagataactaaggagGGGATATGATCAAGGtctctaaaatcatgactggtattaagaaagtaaataaggacgtattatttactcataacacaagaactaggggtcaccaaatgaaattaattgcagcaggtttaatacaaataacaggaagtacttcttcacacaatgcacagtcaacctatggaaatctttgtcagaggatgttttGAAGCCAGGTCTATAACaggattcagaaaagaactagataaatatcTGTCCATCAATTCAGCTTCATCGTGCTTCTGTCTATACATTCATATGCAATTATCTATTGATCTATCTGTGCAAGAATTTACACTGGTGCTCCTCACTACAGAAACTGAACATCTATCTGGTCTCATGCATACTTATCTATCTATACTTTCATATGCATAGGGTGGCCATAAGTCCCATTTTGGCGGGGATAGATTCTTTTTAAGCCCTGTCGTGACTGTCCTGACATTtctggcaaaagtgggcatttgtccccttAGCTCTTAccaacttgatcagttggcaagagcaaacaggacacaTGTGCACACTGTTGTCAAAAAGTGGAGGGCGGAGGAATGTGCAGGGAGGCGAGCGGCCATGCCAACCCTGCACAGGATtggaggcagggcttgggtggtGGGCAGACAGGGCTCGGGTGATCAGTGATGCCAGCCCCACAAGAGGAAGGGAGCTTGGGAGAGCCTAGTGtaaggagggaagggagaggggcttgAGCTAGCCCCACATGGTGtcttgttttccctttgggaaatatggtcacacTACATATGCAATACCctcactatctatctatctatctatctatctatctatctatctatctatctatctatctatctatctatctatccccatacagcccatctatctatctatctatctatctatctatctatctatctatctatctatctatctatctatctatctatctatctatctatccccatacagcccatccatccatctatctatctatctatctatctatctatctatctatctatctatctatctatctatccccatccagcccctctatctatctatctatctatctatctatctgacaaggtgggtgaggtaatattttttactgcAGTGGCTCTCAtcctttccagactactatacccctttcacaagtctggtttgtcttgtgtacccccaagtttcaccccacttaaaaactacttgcttacaaaatcagacataaaaatacaaaagtttcACAGCAACTATTACTGAATAAACTGCTCACGTTCTCATTTTTAccgtataattataaaataagtcaACTGAAATAttgtgtacttacatttcagggtATAATGTATAGAGCAGTATACACAAGTCATTgtttgtatgacattttagtatGTACTGACTTCACGAGTGCTTTTTAGGTCGCCTGTTGTAAAAGtatgcaaatatctagatgagttaatgtaCTCCCAGGAAGACCTCTGCTCacccccaggggtacgtgtaccctggttgagaaccactgttttactggaccaacttctgttggtaagagatggaacagattgttcagcataagTAGCTAACAAGTATTTCAAGGGAcaattcaagatgaagtggcccattaacacccctccagtcatttGTTTGTGTGAGGTCATTCGAGAGTCTAGGgactgtctggtttcacccacatagttgctattgggCATTTAGGgattggctacacttgagagttgcagcgctggtagtttgcagcgctggtcatccagctgtgcaggaacagcgctggtgtgtggccacactcacagctaccagcgctggtgtgtggccacatttgcagcatttgcagcgctgttgggagtgatgcattatgggcagctattcaagtggcagcaacgtgcttttcaaaagaggggggtagggtggggctgtagtgtgacagggagcgggggagagaaagagtggatttttggagccaacactgtgtgtttagcttcctgccttgcaaaatcagaaaatgttccagatcccttacccttaactcttaactgcaaacagcctgcatccaacggactccctctctcccctctgcccccgctgtttctgtcaagcaaacactcactccctgcctgcctcattcacaggggttatctcatttgtgattgttcacagtcaggtacagattgatcacagcaaacaggaggtgtttgataagcagctcccggagcaccggagctctgagttcacaacaaaacaaagaaaggctgcataacaaaacaaagagagtaatttagttaaaagcattctgggatatctgctaataccctggaggccaataacagcgcttacgtgtgtccacacttgatgagcagcgctggatcaccagcgctgcactggctataccccaagcagaccaggtgttcagccaccgctgcagccagggagttgcagcgctggatgtaccttgcaggtgtggacagttactaattgcagtgctggaaagcctccaccagcgctgcaactttcaagtgtagccaagcccttagtgatttaatgaactcacacaggaaaatgataaaagacaaaggCCATGTCTACTCTAGTCATTtgttccaccttgtgtttagctggGATACActgagtatgtttcccagacctgaagaagagctcgaaagcttgtctctctcttgccaacagaaggtggtccaataaaagatatcacctcatccaccttgtctcgctaatatcctagGACTGGCATGGCTACAACGACACTATATCCATCCATCATCGATCTATTCttatacaccccatctatctatctatctatctatctatctatctatctatctatctatctatctatctatctatcttcataGAGCACCCATTAAAACTGTACTTAGCAGCCCAGACCCTGATTACAttgttttcaggaacagaactatgCTAAGTTCAGTGGGTGATGGTTGTGTAACTCCCTTAGGTTCCTTTGGAAATTCTAGCTATGAATTAGAATTCTTTGTACTATTCCTTAGTATAACACAACagtcagggaagaggaagagcaCACCGGTGGCTGACTCCCTGCTCCCTTGTACcatgtgtagtcatttataccaATGCAAGGTGAGTGCAAAATGACTCCGTATCAGGATTACTCACTTGTACCAGCAGGTTCCCACACCCAGTCAGCACTCACATGGAAATGATTACAGAAAGGTACAAAGCAGAGGAGAAAAAGAACCAAGGTAGAGCTATGCACCAATGTGCTTGGTTAAAAAGAAATAACGCATAGAAAAaacattgcctttaaaaaaatattctaatcTCATATAATCATGTGCTGTAAAACTTACGGGCAGCGGAGCGAACAGTGCATTCCGCAACTCTGAAGAGGCCACATCTCGAGGATTCTGAGTATTTACGTTATTTTATGTCTCTATTGAGACAGGTTCTCTCATGCATTGAATCCTTGCTACGTCAAAGATTCAGAGATGAGACAAGGACTTTCAGTTTTAATTTGGCATGGAGAATAGAGGGTCCAAGTTTCCAGGGACAGCTGTTTTGAACAAAGGCTGGTGGaaaatttttaatcaaaactttTTCCACTAGAAAATTGGATTTTCAGTGAAGCGAATGCGTCAATGATAGGGTCTGGTTTGGGAGATGGGAATcccaaaatcttttaaaaaatgggactTAAGTCTTTAAATCGCTGATTTGAGCTTATTACCCATAAAGAACCTCACTATTTCTCTCTCTGCAAGGCCCATGTAGGAGTAAGTGCCTCACATTCTTAATTTCGtgagcctcacaacacccctgtcaTGTAGATCATGCTATTGTCTGCAAATTGCAAACAGGGAGCAGATGCACACAGAGATGtggggtggtgtggggggtgTCCTTGAAAAGATATTTAAgagcctaaagatgcagacaggcaccTAGTGGGTTTCCAAAATCGCCTACACAGGGAACGGCCCAATTCACAAAGGCACTTAGGTGTCTACCTAGCACTTTAGGCAGATACAGATCCTAGATTCAGGCCTCTTGGGGATTCACAAAACTGCTGCTCAGGTGTCCCCAAATGTCATCAGTGCCTAAACTCACTGGACTCCTACTTTTCTGCTGGAAAATTTCTCCAGGTGCCTCTGGGCATGTCCTCGGTAGCCCCAGGCCAGTCATCCTGacagctgagtcccagagccaTGCACGAGCTGGGGGGAGAAAGCCAGGCCTTTGCCTCACTTGCCCATGGGGCCCAATTGGGTAAGCATGTTCAGAGCTCACCTGAACTCTATGGATTGGGCCTGTATAGGTGAGCTTACACAAGGTGAGAACAGGCTGGAGTGTGGGGAAGAGAAGGATCTTCCTCataacttttatcccagtggttaggctATGTAGCTGGAGCGTGGGATAACCATGCCTCAGGTCCCCCCTCTGCCTCAGGGGGAGATGGGACTTGGACAGAAATCTGCCATCTCTCTGGTTTCATAGAttcctaggccagaagggaccattatgatcatctagtctgacctcctatataacacaggccagaaacctgccccacaataattcctagagcagatctcttagaaaaacgTCCAATCTTGGTTTATAAATTGTCAGTGATTGAGAATCCTCTGCACCCTTTgttaaactgttccaatggttaattcccccCACTCTTAcacatttatgccttatttctagtctgaatgtgtctagcttcgaCTTCCCACCATTGGATGATGTTAGAACTTTTCTCTGCTAGGTTGAAGAGCCCGTTATCAAATATTGGTTCCCCCAGTAGATACTCTAAGGTGGCAGGTAGGTGCTTAAAACCCTTAGTGACTCTAGCTCCTGGCAGGATTTAAAAAATTCATCCAAGCAGCATATGTACCCAAATCCctatgaaaatctggcccacagagaCCGAGCAATTTGCCCTAAGGTCACACACAAAGTCCATGGTAGAGCAATACACTGAACCTGGATGTTCCGCCTCTGGACATAGGATGCCAACCACTGTACCGTCCTTCCACCTGGCTGATCAAGGGCAAATTCAAGTCTTTTTGGAGTGTATGCTCTTCAGGGGCACAGTCTGTGGATAACACTGAGCAGAAtgaggccccagttctgcaaccTTTGTCAGTTCCCACAGtaattaagaaaaacaacaacaacaattaatTCCAAATGAATCTTTATTCAGGCAAGTCTGGATGGATGTGAACTCAGTTCAATTTCTGAGAAAATATTTCTGGGAATCGGTTAATGATATTCATCCTGATCTGTTATTAATAAAGGGATGAATCCAATTAATAAAAGGATGAATCCCTTTGTATATTGTATAATTGTATCTGTCTATTAGAGCCCGCAGAATTCCAAAGCTAATTAAATAAAGAAGGTAAATGGCTGGAGAGAACAATTTTAATGGAAATTGGGCATCACAATCCTTGTCACAGCTTTTAAAATCTGACCCACAGTGTAAATCACAAGCCAGATCCTCCACTGCTGTAAATCAGAGTTATAGTGACTTCACGGGTGTGATGCTGCTTCACACCGGCGGAGGGTCTGGCCTACTGTCTCCAAAGGACTGATGCCAATTTACACTGTTGGACGGTTGACTGAAAGGGAGCTATGCTGAGGCTCTGGCACTTTATTACCAGCCAGAGACCCAAGGCTGCAAGTTTGAGGAGAATACGTTGCACTTCCCAGGCAAATAGAGGCAGCTGAATCCTTTCTTTAAGTGCTGAACTCAGCCTTAAGGGCAGGTCTATGCAGGGAGTTAGTCAGGAACAGCTATAACTGGGGAATCACTGGCCAGGGAGCAGCACTGCGGACAAGGATCTGGAGGTTCCTGTGGGTCACAAATGGAACATGAATCAAGAGTGTGATGCAGATGCGAAAAAGGCTAATCTCATTCTAGGGTGTGTTAACAAGATCGTCATATGGAAGACATGGGAAGTCGTTGTTCTACTCCACTCGGCACTGGGGAGGTctcagctgcagagctgggtcccattctgggtgccacacttaaggaaagatttggacaaattgatgagagtccagaggagagcaacaaaaatgatcaacgCCACGGCAGGCTGTGGAGTccttgtcactggaggtttttaagaacaggctggacagaTGTCTCTTGCAGCTGACCTAGATATATCGGTCTTGCTTCAGCACAGGGGGTAGGACTGTTGAAATCCCTTCCAGCCCGGCATTTCTATGGCTCTAActctccctgtgtggacacactaTGGGATTTCCAAATGTGCCTAGGTGtcgaactcccattgaaatcaacagatgCTATTCTGAAAACCCCCACTAGGTGTCTTACCTGAATCCtcaggcacctaaacacctttacaaatctggcccatGATCATCCCTTGTCCTAATGGACAGAAATGACAGTGGAAAACACAGTCATTTGTACATGAGGTTTGTCACAGAGGGCCCAGAAACCATATAACCCTCTGGTCTCCTGGGGTGTTTGGATTATGGGATTCCACAGTTAGGGTGTGATGTTACCATGTGTAATCATAATGGTACCTCCACAGAGGAAACTCCCTGGACGTGCAGTTGTTATGTACACATCACACTGGGCATTACAGGCTCCCCTGTGATGCTGGGTATGACAATTTAACCGCTTTGCAGAATGTAACCCCTGCAGGCAATATGGATGCCAAGCTGGAAGAATCCTGATCTAAGctggctgcagcctggagccGGAAATACTTCCTGATGAGTGAATGCATGGGAGCCACTGTGGGAACGGGTGCAACCAGCGCTTTTCAACGTGTCTTTCCAGTCCATAACATGGGTGGTGCACCCCAGAGAATGGTGGGTGGACTGGGTACACCCCAACTGCAATTCATACATAGAAGGGTTGAAGCAACAATTtaattgggggttggggggtgaggggacattCATGGAATTGTCACTGGAAAAGGGATTTGTGGGCAGCAGGAAACACAGGGTTGGGTGTATGAAGTCTGAGGGACTGTTGGGTAACTAAGTAACTGATGAGccaaaatgtgaaattgcagcagCAAATCAATGAGCTACGGGCACAAAAGCTGTCTGCAATCGCAAGGGGATGGAAAAGGGTGGCAAAGATGAGCCTGCGGCTAACTCAATGGACAGGAAACCTCGTGACATGGGTGgaggatggcttcaaaaggctaacttgggagggggaggtgtgtatggggatacaaaatgctcagctctggggCTAGCACCTGTGTAATAGTTACTGTGGTACCTTGGAATGGGATGGCTACTAACATGGTCCCCAtgagccctatgggaataatgagaaagGGAGGAGCTCGCTGGGAACTACGGGGAGATAGATGGGGAGGATGGAATGGTGTAAAATGGACAATAATTCAGTTAAGTAATTGTTCGTCCAGAGACAATATTTGAATGTGTCCCTCCTCAATGGCCATGGAGGGGCAGAATTAATGGCCTGTTGCAAATGGAGGCCATTAGGAGCATGGGGTGTTTGGGAATGTACACAACACTTGGGGACACAAGTGCAGCAGCCTCTGGCACAATTATGCAGATTTATACGCTGCCATTGGGACTTcggtgcacaaatggatctgtggaactcattgctgtgAACAACTGAACCAGTGCATACTACCCAATTCCATACCAAGTGGTCGAGCTGGTTTGGACAATACCTCATTTTTCTGTGAATAGTCAGTGGACTCATGATATGGACAAAAGCCTGCGAAACCTGCAGGCACAGCTCTCTGCAACTGCCATTTCAAATATACTCTTCAGGATGGCGTTAACAGGGTTTTAACCCTGTCAGAAGAGGCGAAGCAGTGTTTCTGGTGGTGGCTCAGATGCTGGACTATATTACGATGGGCAGGGCTGACAATATTACTGGGGATTATTGTGACTATTGGCCTCTTGTTAAGTATGCTAATTTTGCAATGTATTCTGAGGTGGCTAAGGGGGGCACAGACCCACAAGGTACAGCTACTAATTTTCACATATAAGTAATGTAATAGGCCCTCCTCCCAATGTACTAGACAACTGGGACCCAACCTTCTCGGGCCCACTATAAtgggaagtctggaacactaattggaaTAGGTGTGGTCTGCCcgtacgagagaaggtgcagggcattCTACTGCA
This window encodes:
- the LOC123348706 gene encoding olfactory receptor 10A4-like, whose amino-acid sequence is MASRNHTAVTQFFFVALSNILGLRVSLFFLVLVFYLITLVGNIIIITTTVVDPALRLPMYFFLRNLSFLEIGYTSSTIPKMLVNFLSEDTSISFLGCATQMYFFSFLGITECCLLAAMAYDRYVAICHPLRYTAMMSRGVCFQLSAVCWLIGVLVGVGQTTFIFTLPYCGPNRINHFFCDLPPLLKLACAETYRNEVAVYTIAVTFIMVPFLLILLSYIRILHAILSIPSAAGRSKAFSTFSSHLIVVTLFFGSGIVTYLRPKSSYSLNTDKLLSVFYSVVSPMLNPLIYSLRNKEVKEALRRVMARKIFI